DNA sequence from the Nodosilinea sp. FACHB-141 genome:
ATCGCACCTATCTTAGGGTCAGTTTTGAGGCGTAAATAATTCTTTAGAGGCATAGAAATAAAACTATGAATTGCGATCGCTGACAAGCTTCAAAGGCTTGCCTGGTAAAGTTCGTAGACTTTTTGGCTATCTTAATCAAAACTTAGTTTCAAGAAAGTATTGTCTAGACAATAGAAAATGCTCTAGAACGTTACCTAGGCACGAAAACCCTGTTTTTAATGCTTCAGAGATAGCGAGCACTTTTGCTGGAATTAACGCCATGGTAGTAGCCTCCCCGCCCCAAACCAAGCCCCTCACCGATGAGGAATTGCGCAAAACGCACGCCTATTGGCGAGCCTGCAACTACCTCGCCGTAGGCATGATCTACCTGCGCAGTAACCCTCTGCTAAAGGAACCCCTCAAGGCTGAGCACGTCAAGCACCGCCTGCTGGGCCACTGGGGAGCTTCGCCCGCCCTGAGCTTTACCTACATCCACTGCAACCGGCTGATCAAAAAGTACGACCTCAATATGATCTTTGTGGCTGGGCCAGGCCACGGTGCGCCAGGGGTACTGGGGCCGGTCTATTTAGAAGGCACCTACTCTGAGATCTATCCCGATAAGAGCATGGATGAAGACGGCATGCGCCGCTTCTTCAAACAGTTTTCGTTCCCTGGCCACATTGGCAGCCACGTTACCCCCGAAACCCCTGGCTCGATTCACGAGGGGGGCGAACTGGGCTATAGCCTCTCGCACTCCTTTGGGGCCGCCCTCGACAACCCCGAGCTAATCGTCGCCTGCGTTGTGGGAGACGGAGAGGCAGAAACGGGGGCTCTAGCCACCTCCTGGCACTCCAACAAATTTATCAACCCGGCCCGCGACGGTGCGGTGCTGCCCATTCTCAACCTGAACGGATACAAGATTGCCAATCCGTCTATCCTCTCGCGGGTTTCCCACGAAGAGCTGGAGGCGCTGTTTGTGGGCTATGGCTACACGCCCTATTTTGTCGAGGGCAGCGACCCGGCCGAGGTGCATCAGCAAATGGCTGCGGTCATGGAAGAGTGCATTCTCAAGATCAAAGACATTCAGCAAAACGCTCGCGTCAACGGCAACCAGGAGCGCCCTCGCTGGCCAATGATTGTGCTGCGCACCCCCAAAGGCTGGACGGGACCTAAAGAGGTGGATGGCCACAAAGTAGAGGGGTTTTGGCGGGCCCACCAAGTGCCGATGGGCGGCATGCACAGTAACCCCGAACACCTGCGCCTGCTCGAAGAGTGGATGCGCAGCTACGACCCTGAGGAACTGTTCGACGAAAACGGTAGCCTAATTCCTGAGCTGAAGGATTTGTCCCCGGTGGGCCACCGCCGCATGGGCGATAACCCAAACGCCAACGGCGGTATGCTGCGGAAGGCGCTGAAGATGCCTGACTTCCGCGAGTATGCGATCGACGTGCCCAAGCCCGGCAGCGTGGAGTTTGAGAATACCAAGGCCCTGGGCATTCTGATGCGCGAGATTATGCGCGACAACCCCAACAACTTCCGCTTGATGGGACCGGATGAAACGGCCTCTAACCGGCTGAACCCGGTATACGAGGTCTCCCAAAAGGCTTGGATGGCTGACTTTTTGCCCGAAGACCTCGATGGTGGCGAACTGTCGCAGGACGGCCGAGTGATGGAGATGCTTAGCGAGCACACCCTTCAGGGCTGGCTGGAGGGCTATTTGCTCACGGGTCGCCACGGCATGTTTCACAGCTATGAAGCCTTTGCCCATGTGGTCAGCTCGATGTTTAACCAGCATGCCAAGTGGCTGGATATCTGCAAAAACCACGTGCCCTGGCGGCGATCGGTGTCGTCACTGAATATTTTGCTGTCGTCGCTGGTGTGGCGACAAGACCACAACGGCTTTAGCCACCAAGACCCCGGCTATGTCGACTTGGTGACCAACAAAAGCCCTGACGTGGTGCGGGTTTACTTTCCGCCCGATGCCAATTGCCTGCTGTCGGTGGCCGACCACTGCTTCCGCAGCATCGACTACATCAACGTGATTGTCTCCGACAAGCAGAGCCACCTCCAGTACCTCAATATGGAGCAGGCGGTGACCCACTGTACTAAGGGATTGGGCATTTGGGACTGGGCCAGCAACGACGACTGCGGCACCGAGCCGGATAATCCTGACGTGGTGATGGCCTGCTGCGGCGACATCGTTACCAAAGAATCGCTGGCGGCGACCGCTATTCTGCGAGAAGAGTTTCCCCACTTGAAGGTGCGGTTTGTCAACGTGGTTGACCTATTTACCTTAATTTCGTCTGGGGAGCACCCCCACGGGCTCAGCGATCGCAACTTCGACTCACTATTTACTCCGGACAAGCCGATTGTCTTCAACTTCCACGGTTATCCCTGGCTGATTCACAAGCTGGTGTATCGCCGCTCAAACCAAGACCGCATCCACGTGCGGGGCTATAAAGAGCAGGGCAACATCAACACCCCGCTAGAGCTGGCGATTAACAACGAGATCGATCGCTTCAACTTGGTGATCGACGTGATCGACCGGGTGCCCAAGCTGGGTTCGGCGGCGGCCCACGTGAAGGAGAAGATGAAGAACAAGATCATTGAGTGCCTTACCTATGCCCACACCGAGGGCAAAGATCAGGATGAAATCGTCAACTGGCAGTGGCCCTATTAGGCGGGGGCGGTGTCTTCAGGTGGGCGAAAGCGGCTGCATTTCGCCCACCACTGTGGGGAGCAGCTCAGACACCGTGGGGTGAATGGGCACTGCCCTTTGCAGGGTGGTGTAGGGCTGGTCGGCAGTCATGATGTCGATCAGTCCGTGAATGGCCTCATCGCCGCCAACGCCCAAAATTGCCGCTCCGAAAATGCGTTGGGTCCCGGCATCGGCCACAATTTTGATTAAGCCCTGGCTCTCGCCCTTCTCAATGGCGCGCCCCACTCTTGTCATCGGTCTAGTGCCCATCAGCAGGGGGCGGCCAGTGGCTCGCGCCTGGGCCTCGGTCATGCCGACGCGCCCCAGGGGAGGGTCGGTGTAGAGAGCGTAGGCGGGAATGCGATCGCTCACCCGCCTAGCCTCACCATCGAGCAGATTGGCGGCGACAATCTCAAAATCGTTGTAGGCGGTATGGGTGAAGGCACCTCGGCCATTGCAGTCGCCCAAGGCCCAAATGCCCGGCACGCTGGTGCGGAGTTGGTCATCGACGGTGATGTAGCCGTGCTCGTCTATGGCGATACCGGCGCGATCGAGGCCCAGATCGTCGGTGTTGGGCTGGCGCCCTACCGCCAGCAGGACGTGGCTGCCAATCACCTCGGGTTCACCGTCGGTGCAGTCAAGGTGTACCGACGCGCCGTCAGCATGGGGGGCAAAGGCAATGCATTCGGCCCCCGTGCGCACCTGCACACCCTCGGCTTCGAGCACGTCTCGAATTGCGGTGGATATGTCTTCATCCTCCCGAGAAACCAGGCGCGGGCCTTTTTCAACCACCGTTACCGCTGCTCCGAAGCGACGGTAAATCTGGGCAAACTCTAGGCCGATGTAGCTGCCGCCCACTATCACCAAATGACGGGGCAGACTGTCGAGCGCCAGCATGGAGGTATTGGTCAGATAGTCGATCTTCTCGATGCCGGGCATTTTGGGCACCCGCGCCCGCCCGCCCACATTGATGAAAATTTGCGGCGCGGTCAGGAGTTCGTCGCCGACCCGCAGGGTGTTTGCGCTTTCAAAGCGAGCCTGACCACGGAATACGGTCAAGCGCTCCATGCTGCCGAGCCAAGCTTCCTGCCCACTGCGGGAGTTGGCGACCACGGCGTTAACCCGCGCCTTGACCTGGGCCATATCGACCGCGATCGCGCCCGAGATCACCACGCCATAGTCGGCGGCGCGGTGGGCTAAGTGCGCCGCGTAGGCGCTGGCAACCAGCGTTTTGGTCGGCGTGCAGCCGGTGTTGACGCAGGTGCCGCCAAACAGATGTCGCTCAATCAGCGCTACGGTCATGCCCGCCGCAGTCAGCCGTCCAGCCAGCGGTGGCCCCGCTTGACCAGCCCCAATGATCAGCGCATCAAAGGATTGAGTCATTACAGCAACCCCACGACTAAAACTGCGCCAACTATGGCGATCGCATCTTCGATCAGCGCCGCCGGTAGGTCGCGGCCTAGGGCTTTAGCGAGCCGAGACCGGGCTGCCGCGCCGCCCAGTGTGCCAATTACCGCACCAACAATACCGGCAATTAGTCCGCCTACCCACGTGCCGCTGGGTAGGGCGATCGCTGCCCCTGAGAGGGCTCCACTGACAATGCGAGCGCCAAACTGGACCGGAACCTTGCGACTAGGCGTAAAGGGAAGTTGATCGGTGACGAATTCGCCCAGTGCCAGCGCCGATAAGATCCAGGGGGTGAAACGGTAGCCCAGGAAAGCGAGCCAACTGCCGTCAAGGTTAAGGTAGCCCAGGTAGGCGGCCCAGCTGACAGCGGCGATCGCGGTCATGGTGCGTAGACCGGCAATGATGCCTATCAGCAGCGCCAGCAAGTAAACCATAGGGCAGCCTCAACGGTTTGCATTCAATCACGGTCGCCTAGTCTGTGTTCTATTTCGCCCAAAACTCACAAATAGACCAGCGCTAATTGATATAGCGACTGTCTACAATCCGGCTTGTGAGAACTTCAATAAACGAAGGTTAAGAACCGATTTATCGTCTCGGGCACTGCGATGGCGAAATCATGGCATACATAATTAATAGAGTCAACGACTTCTATAAAGAGAGCCTTGACCTGTGCAAATATCGTTACCTTTAGCTGTTTAAGAGATAGAGATAGCCTGTTGGGATGGTAAGTTTGATAAATAACTACGCTCTGGCAGCTTGGTCAAAGAACGCTTCTAAAGGATTCATCTAACTCGTTGAATTGCTAATTTGCAGAAACTTCTAGCGGGTTGTACTCGATCTTGACCCTGTCTCCGTATTTGATATTTGGTATGGGTGGCGCAATTATTTCAATGATGGAAGGATTCTGAAAGTTGCGCTTTTTGGTCTCTGGGTGAGGGTAGTAGATCCAGCTGTTATAAGTTGAGGTTTGGAACAAAACCCGACAGCGAGAGAAGGAAAAGTCTTCGGGAGGATGGCGATCGGTCCACTCGACCTGGCGAAATGTGAGTTCAGGATCGGTGAGCTGAAAGGTTCTGGGATTAATCGAAATATTGAGTGTTCCTTTAAAGTATTCTGTTAGATCTAACCCTAAAGCTGCAAAAAACGGCATTTGCATTTCAATTGTCCCGCTAGGATAGGGACAATTTGCAGCAGAGCCGGAAGCTACTTGGTGGCCATGCTCTACAATTCCTGTAACAGTTTGCCAATGTCTATGAGTCATCCAGAAATACTTGACTGTGATGGATATCTTATAGAAAGCTTAATTCTCATCTAACTAAAAGCAAGCCTATTTACAACTCATTTCTCGATAAAATCTGTTTAATTAATAGTAGTTGCTTTCTGAATTTATTTACTCAAATTGAAGCTAATTCAAAGTTAATTACCATGGCAACCTGTCAAAGGAATTGCTATTCTTTCGCCTATCTTTCTATTAATAACACGCTCAAGCGGGCTTCAAATCGATGGTGAGACCCACAGCGTTGAGCACAGCCACAAAGGTTTCAAGAGTTGGGTTTTCTCCCTCTGCTAAGACCCTTTGTAGAGGCTTACTATGGCCATCAGTATTGCTCTCTTGCGTGATCTGCCTAGCTTCAACTACATTTCTTAAGGCCAACACAAAAGCTTCCCTGTTGCCATCCTTCAATGCCTCATCCAAAGCAGTTTTTAGGTACAGAGCTGCATAGTCTGGGTTAGCTAACCTCACCAGCAAGTCAGTTCGATAATCTTTCACTGGCATTATTCAACCCTCCCGCTGTTCATCCTGATACATTGCCCAGAGCCGTTGCGCTGTCTGAACATCTTTATTCTGACCTTTCTTATCGCCGCCGACCAACAACAGTACAACTCGCCTGCCTGCTAAACCATAGTAGACCCGATAGCCGGGGCAAAAAAGAACCGTAGCTCATAAACCCCTTCGCCAACGCTCTTGCGATCGCCAAAATTTCCTAGACTGACTCGGTCAAGCCGAACATCAATTCGGGCCTGGGTTTGAGCATCTAGGTTCGCAAACCACTCATCAAAGGGGCAAGCCCCCTGTGATGTCGTGTATTTTTGAAGTTCCCAATACTCCTGACTCATCGCTGCCTTAGTTCTGTTAAAAACCCAAAATCCCCGATTTCTTTAAGAAACCGGGGATCTATCAATAGAGTAACTTTCTTACCGCTCTATCGCTCGGTGAGCTTGGTCAGCAGTGTGTTCGATCGCTCCACAAAGGTCTTCATGCCGTTGGCATCAAAGCCCTTTTGAGCCATTAGCGCCGTGTCGTAGATTTGGTTGCAGATCATCGTCGCCATATCACCCGCCGGAGAGCTACCCCCGTCGGCCCCAATAATCGTGCTCTGGCTCAGACCTAGCAGGTTTTGAATCAGCGGGTGAGCCGTGTTCACCATCAGCACGTGGTCGTCGGGGAACTGCATCTCCTGCTGCTGAATCATTGCCATGGTTTCCTGCATGCGGCGGGCTTCTTCAGGCAGCAGCACCATGGCCGGGGGTGCGCCTTCGCCTTTCAGCGCCTGGGGTTTGACGTTCACGCGAGGGCGATTGATCGCCTGCTCAAACATCTCTTTGATCTGGTCGTCGCGGGTTTTGTTGGTGGCTGGGTCTACAATTTCGCTCTGCTTCTCTTTATCGAGCAGGGTGTCATCCAGATCCGCATCGACGCGGACGAATTTCACGTCGGAGTATTCGCGCTCCAGGGTCGGAATAAAGTGGGTGTCGATGAACGAATCCATGAACAGCAGCTCAAGGCCCT
Encoded proteins:
- a CDS encoding phosphoketolase yields the protein MVVASPPQTKPLTDEELRKTHAYWRACNYLAVGMIYLRSNPLLKEPLKAEHVKHRLLGHWGASPALSFTYIHCNRLIKKYDLNMIFVAGPGHGAPGVLGPVYLEGTYSEIYPDKSMDEDGMRRFFKQFSFPGHIGSHVTPETPGSIHEGGELGYSLSHSFGAALDNPELIVACVVGDGEAETGALATSWHSNKFINPARDGAVLPILNLNGYKIANPSILSRVSHEELEALFVGYGYTPYFVEGSDPAEVHQQMAAVMEECILKIKDIQQNARVNGNQERPRWPMIVLRTPKGWTGPKEVDGHKVEGFWRAHQVPMGGMHSNPEHLRLLEEWMRSYDPEELFDENGSLIPELKDLSPVGHRRMGDNPNANGGMLRKALKMPDFREYAIDVPKPGSVEFENTKALGILMREIMRDNPNNFRLMGPDETASNRLNPVYEVSQKAWMADFLPEDLDGGELSQDGRVMEMLSEHTLQGWLEGYLLTGRHGMFHSYEAFAHVVSSMFNQHAKWLDICKNHVPWRRSVSSLNILLSSLVWRQDHNGFSHQDPGYVDLVTNKSPDVVRVYFPPDANCLLSVADHCFRSIDYINVIVSDKQSHLQYLNMEQAVTHCTKGLGIWDWASNDDCGTEPDNPDVVMACCGDIVTKESLAATAILREEFPHLKVRFVNVVDLFTLISSGEHPHGLSDRNFDSLFTPDKPIVFNFHGYPWLIHKLVYRRSNQDRIHVRGYKEQGNINTPLELAINNEIDRFNLVIDVIDRVPKLGSAAAHVKEKMKNKIIECLTYAHTEGKDQDEIVNWQWPY
- a CDS encoding FAD-containing oxidoreductase, yielding MTQSFDALIIGAGQAGPPLAGRLTAAGMTVALIERHLFGGTCVNTGCTPTKTLVASAYAAHLAHRAADYGVVISGAIAVDMAQVKARVNAVVANSRSGQEAWLGSMERLTVFRGQARFESANTLRVGDELLTAPQIFINVGGRARVPKMPGIEKIDYLTNTSMLALDSLPRHLVIVGGSYIGLEFAQIYRRFGAAVTVVEKGPRLVSREDEDISTAIRDVLEAEGVQVRTGAECIAFAPHADGASVHLDCTDGEPEVIGSHVLLAVGRQPNTDDLGLDRAGIAIDEHGYITVDDQLRTSVPGIWALGDCNGRGAFTHTAYNDFEIVAANLLDGEARRVSDRIPAYALYTDPPLGRVGMTEAQARATGRPLLMGTRPMTRVGRAIEKGESQGLIKIVADAGTQRIFGAAILGVGGDEAIHGLIDIMTADQPYTTLQRAVPIHPTVSELLPTVVGEMQPLSPT
- a CDS encoding DUF4126 family protein, coding for MVYLLALLIGIIAGLRTMTAIAAVSWAAYLGYLNLDGSWLAFLGYRFTPWILSALALGEFVTDQLPFTPSRKVPVQFGARIVSGALSGAAIALPSGTWVGGLIAGIVGAVIGTLGGAAARSRLAKALGRDLPAALIEDAIAIVGAVLVVGLL
- a CDS encoding transcriptional regulator; protein product: MPVKDYRTDLLVRLANPDYAALYLKTALDEALKDGNREAFVLALRNVVEARQITQESNTDGHSKPLQRVLAEGENPTLETFVAVLNAVGLTIDLKPA